DNA sequence from the Ischnura elegans chromosome 8, ioIscEleg1.1, whole genome shotgun sequence genome:
TTGAGGTTCATACCTTCGTGATTCAATTTGGTTGCCATGATTCAAGTAATTATTGCTAAAACGATTCTAGTAAAATATGGAAAAGTTGATTAATTCCACCATCTATAGTACGACTCGGctattacatgaaaatatcagaaaaattagTAGAAATTtatgtgatgaaaataaaaatatttttattcttttgtcaaACTTGGTAAAAAAATCTCATGTTAGCCAGTCATCTTATTGATGAAAGACGTACAACAAATATTTGtcctaaactttcaaatttttgtgATGGGGCAATAAAGTGGATTTTATGGAAAACTTTGAAGTCATGTCCTATTTAAATTGTGGTAAGTCATATAAGCTCATTCAGTCAACCTCATCCCGCCATCTTATCTGTGACAATCCCTCCACTCTTATTGCCTAATTCACCTTTGGGCATAATGTCATATCTGGTtgttccttctccatttttctttccattactcCCTGTATTTTTATCAATTACCCCAACTTTTGCTGAATCATTGCTCATTATTCTGTTTCCGAGTCATTATTGTTGGTGAAAATTGCACCACTGATGAtctcaagaaatagttgaaacCAATTCAATCCTATTTCAAATTAACTAAGTTCTTTACTATGTCAATAAATTCATAGATGGTGCTTACAAATCCTTCAGTTTTTTACGGGGGTTTATAATCCATCAACATGTTAATTTTAGAAATTCAGTAAATGAATAATGTAAGGGGTTTATTGTTGATCACATTACACTCTGGAAGGATGTCTCGCTTTTCCACTGCTTTTGTGCAGTAAGTTATTGTGCCTTCAAAAAACTTAATTAGTCCTAAGTATGTAATGTGACGTACAAAAAATGACCAACATTTCACTCATTGCTTTTATTAAGGGtttgattgaaaaaaagaagCAGGAGAGTTAAGATATTTGATCGTCAGGAATTTGGCAATCCTAAGATTATTCTATCATAAACGATAATCATTCTAATCTATACCTTAAGCTTTCGCTATGGATTTGTTCTTCACCTTCCAAAATTAGCACCTTTCTGTGTGAATGGTGGAGGTTCATTACCGCTAGCATATTAAGTCTTAACTAGAGTACTTATACCTAATTTCTCAACTTAAAGATATGAATTCTCAGTATGTATTTCATATGAACCTTCTATGCATACTTcaatgaaatttaacttatgtATCACTCTTTATTTCTTTTCAGGCCAGAAATATCTTGGGACTGAATAGGTGATAGGTAGAGGACCCTAGTGAACTTTTAACTTATGGCTGTGTGTAATACCTTAGCTTTAAAAGCAAGTGCGAGATCCGTATGTGTTACTGCAATGTATCAGCACACAGTAAAGATGTATGCATTAAAGCTACAAATtttgtattgataaataaagcTGTTTGTAAAATACACATGCCTATCTTCTATGTTTGTTCAgggtttacaaaaataaaacaaaattacttttcaaaacaAGTTTATATTCATAACAATTTCAATACAAAGCTGCATTAAGCCTTCTTTAAGCATTACTTGATGATGTCAAGCAATGGAATTCTATATCAGATGCACACCACAGCATCAATAACATGTCTGTACATTTGAGAAAAACTTTCAACAAGGAAACATGTAAAATTAGCCGAAAGCAACTTTGTTTCCACGATAACATTCAGCACTCAACATAAATAGGAATTTCCCTTGGGGTAAAATAACTAAATAGGTAACAGTAAGACACCTTCTGCTAAGCACCCAAAGGTTAGGTCAACAACAGTTCTTAAAAGTGAGCACATGATGAAGTACAGTCAAAATTAAACATACAAAAAACCAACTGTCACCTACATGACAGGCAGAGAAGGTCATAGACAAATACTTTAATCACAGATTACACACCAACTATGTATACatataatatgaaaatgaatggtACTGTGCAGTCTTTGGTATCAAATATTAAGAAACCACGACAATTTTAAATGATTAGATATTAACATTTCATTTCCTTGAATGGGAACAAAAGCAACAAAGATGCAGAATTGGGATGTTCTTCAACACTACCAAATTTTACTCGGGTCAAGGGCATAAAAAGTTTCTAGTTTGAAAaccattaaaaactaaattacttATGCACTCATTTGCAATAGTTGAACTGACCTGTTACACTGTCGCAATCTAAATCAAACCCACAGTGCttagtaaaatatcaaaattgacaATCAAGACAACACAGTATCCTCAATTATGcatataaattaatgataaaatattacgaTATTGCTTTAGATTTAAATCATAAAGTCAGTAGAATGACAGCCTTTTCAGTCCAAAGTATGCAAGGGGGGAACTTATCAATGTCTACTCAAGTACTCTTTAAGACCAATAAAATTGAGGAGAACAGTTAAGTCATGTATGGTTATAAATCAAAGTGAAAGGGTGGAAACTATTGTACTGAGAACTGATAACATAGTATTGTATTATAAACACGTACCAGAGGTGCCATTAAGGGATTAATATTCTCACAAATGAGACTTATGCGAATGTAAGAACGTAGGTATTCCAAATCATCTTCCCCTAATTTAACAATGACTAATAGTCACACTTAGCCATTGATTCCAAAAATATACAGACCAATAAATGCACAAATTAGGTTAAGATGCACTCAATAAATCTGGATTCTTCCACCGCACTTACACATATGGCAACTGGAGAAATATAACGACTGTGAATTAAAACCACAACAGGCCGAACACCTTGTCATCTgccttcaaaataaatacatgacCTCACCCGTCTTTGAACGTCTTTAACCCCTAGGAGTACAAAATAGcgacttctcatttttttaagtaagtcatcaGCATTGGTGCTTAGACTCGGTGATCACATTTGATCGCGGCACGGTCGTTCAGGAGAGCAGCTCCTGTGGATGCATCAGACTAGAAAAGGAACTTAAAACCTTTTTTCACGTTACCACAATAATAAGAACCAACAGCATGCTGGCAAAGACACGGGATTATTCATTAACCCACCCTCACATCTCACTAACAATGTCTTACTATACATTCGCAGTCCACAACTATCAATAATGTCCTTCTTGAATGTACCCTTTGAGCCTAGTGGGCAATGGCAACTTCTGGATATTATCCACACGAGTGTATTGTCGAATCACAAACCGACACAGATATTGTAATGAACGAACTTGGGTGAATCGGGAGATAGGCTTCGTAAGGCGAACTGGAAAGGAAGGATAACCCGGGGATCGAGGTCTGGAATAACAGAAAACACCCATCTGGGAATAATTCATTGAGTGCTCTATTAATTCCACAACGCTAGCAGACCCTTCCTGGTCAGGATCCGAGTAAAAACTGAAGAGTCCATTTAAATGCTCTATTCTAGTGTGAAGAGTTTTTCCTGAGCTTCTGAAGCTCAGAGTCAATAGATATCTGTCAGCAGTCGAATCTCTCACAATAAAGGCACCATCAGGCTGATCCATCAACTTATCCTCAGTTTCTTCCTTCGAAATTGGTCCCCAATACCATCCATGCTTAGCTAACTTTACAAGCTCACATGTGAGGCTTTTCGACTTTGCAATGCTTGGAGTAGGGCTTGAGGACACTGCAGTATCCTTGACTCTATCAGACGGAAGCCCTGAAGACCGACTAGCTGGATGACAACTTTCATACACAGTGCTTTCAATCTGCTCGAGAAAGATCTCGTTGTAGTCACCCTCACTCGACTCCCGGGACTCACTTTCGATGTCATTTCTCATACTACAAGGACAATGATTCTCTAAATTTCGTAGATTAGCATGCGTTTCACTGGGTGTTTTCGAATTACTACTTTGCTCATTCGCACAGGCACATAAAGATACGATGGGCAAAGAAACGCTGCTGCAACTATAAGGACTTTGTACCAACTCTGGGACACGGGTGGAAAAATGCACAACACCATCATGTGTCACACCATGAGATGGAAGCCAAGAGTTATCGTCGAGATAATCATCAGATCTCAGCAAATGAACAGACGGTAAATGGCACATTAGTCTTGGCCCTCCTTTCCTTTGGACTGCAGAGGTAAACCCTTCACTCAATGCATCTTCCCTAACAGTGTTCGGGTAAGAGCCATTGAGCGACTCCCTAGGCTTAATTTTCTGCTTAGACTTACACTTAATCTTATGCGTGTCGTTACCACTGCTGGCATTCAGCTGAAACCTTTTcttcaaagttttcaaaatactAGGCTTACATTTCGATCTTTCGTCACTCATGGCTACACCAGAGCACTCGCACATATCACTTTCATCATCAGCTGGCGATTCCGTCCTCCCGGAGCACACATTCTTTGTGTTTGATGGTAGACCGCCATTTGCATTCTCTAAGATTTCACAACAGCACACTTGAGATCTTTGTCTAGCATTTCGACGCGCCAGAGTATCTTTCAAGTAACTTAAGAACATCTTTTTCGGTTCTGCAGGATTATCTGAATTTACAGCCATTTCGCGAACACTAACGGTAGATAGAAACACAGGCTTTCGTGCACTATTATTATCAAACAAGGCCACTCATGAAAACGTATCCTTCTTTATTATACACTGGATGCAGTACTAGTCCCATTGGCTAGATTAGGTGGAGAGTGGGCATGATCGCAACTACGGAGTTGCACAAAATTCCCACAAGAGGCGCTCTGTGTAGAGTTACCAACCATAGCAATATTTCTGTTTCCAACATAAGCTACGGCGAATATTTTCAGTATTCGAGGAATAAAATTAGTCTTGGTAATCATTAAGGCGTAAATAGTTAAAGTAGAATGTATAAAATAGTGTTTTAATTGAGGCTGGTGTGACAGTGGTCGTCACCGACCATATTTTCACAATCAGAGCTATTTTAGGTAAATACAATATCTTATATAAATacttaatttcagaaaaaataactttgcaaCTTCTTCtctcaattaaaaatttaccaataTTAGTACTTCCATCAGATATTCAACACTTCAATTTATCTTCCATGGTAAGGGTATTTAGAGCGCATGTCGCGGTATAAATTGTAACTTCCTCCCCACAGTGTCAATGAACTGCAGCAGTTAGGGAGGTTCTATTGTAGGGTTCAATGAAAACACCCACCTCTCCCACCCTTCCATCCCCTTTTACGATCACTTTCCCTCATTTCTCACCCTCCTTTGCTACCCTCCGGCCCCGACCATACGACAAAAAAGCAGCGATTCCGTGTTAATGTTGTTCTGGATAGGAATGCACCGtccataaatattcataataatatgAGCTCTATGCAATTATATACTATAGTACTGATACGAATCCTATGGTATCATCTGTGAAAGAGTTTATTTTAGTGTAGTTCCAGTTGTCAAACATGGATTCAGACGACGAAGAATCTGAAAGTTATGTCATTTATGGTTCTGCGTTGGATCCAATAGAGGAAGGTGAGGAACTTAGATTATAAATAGTTTCCATATGCATATTGTCGGTGTATTTTTCGGTATGATAA
Encoded proteins:
- the LOC124163915 gene encoding uncharacterized protein LOC124163915, which codes for MAVNSDNPAEPKKMFLSYLKDTLARRNARQRSQVCCCEILENANGGLPSNTKNVCSGRTESPADDESDMCECSGVAMSDERSKCKPSILKTLKKRFQLNASSGNDTHKIKCKSKQKIKPRESLNGSYPNTVREDALSEGFTSAVQRKGGPRLMCHLPSVHLLRSDDYLDDNSWLPSHGVTHDGVVHFSTRVPELVQSPYSCSSVSLPIVSLCACANEQSSNSKTPSETHANLRNLENHCPCSMRNDIESESRESSEGDYNEIFLEQIESTVYESCHPASRSSGLPSDRVKDTAVSSSPTPSIAKSKSLTCELVKLAKHGWYWGPISKEETEDKLMDQPDGAFIVRDSTADRYLLTLSFRSSGKTLHTRIEHLNGLFSFYSDPDQEGSASVVELIEHSMNYSQMGVFCYSRPRSPGYPSFPVRLTKPISRFTQVRSLQYLCRFVIRQYTRVDNIQKLPLPTRLKGYIQEGHY